The genomic stretch GACCCAAACATTTCCTTACAGCACAACGTTGCGCCCCAGCCACTCTAATACCTGCCCTTGTTCATCGTTCCCTTCCAGCTCAACTGGTTGCTTCCCCAACCCCTTTGGAAGCTCTCCCCATTTTGAAGCCTTCCAGTTTCTCCAGTCATCCCCCTCATCAAACAGTCCCCACTCTTTCTTATACCACTCCATTGCCTAAATATCCTGCTAGCGTAGATCTTTTTCAGTCAGTTCAACAGTCTGTTCCACAAACCACATTGTCAAATCTGCCCCAGGCCTTGGTAGACCATCTGCCTGCCTCAGTTCTCTCCCATCCACCTCCCTGTCACTCTCCATCCTCTTCTTTGTCTTCATCTACTATTTCTACATCCTCTTCACCCTCTCtacagttttcttcctcttcatccattcttgCCTCTCCTCCACCTTCCTCTTCTACCTCTCCATCCTTACCTCTTTCATCTGTTCCTCTTTTTTCCTCACCTTTGCATTCATCTCCCTCTCCACGTTTGCTTCCAACTTATTTAGATTTTCCCTCTCCAGttcctcctgtttcttcttccgttatgatttcttcttcctttccccccatgcttcactctccctctctttctacCTCCCCATCTTCTTTTATTCCTATCCATCCCTTCAATCCTCCTCACTGGGGGAAGAAagtagagaagagaagagaagcaagTGGAGTAGcgaagaaagaaatagagaagaaaaagttgAGAGACTACAactttaaaggtaaataaattgAGTTTGATGTTTTGTAGATTTAGCAATATTTTGTTTGGGAATATTGCTGATTAAAGGGGAATATTGTGATTAAAGGGGAAAGGATATGTAAGAGTAGAAAAGCctaaaaggaggagagagaaacataCTTTCAGTGTACAGAAACCTGTGTTAAATAACTTCTTGCTCTCCCTGATCTCCCTGTGGTCACAAAAGGATAGTAAGTAATCTAGTATTCATTGACCCTGACTATTCCAGTTTGTccaaataaagatatatatgggTATTGGAGATAGGTATATGTCACATTTGTCACCttcctaacatttttattttcattgacttGGCTAATTGAATTCAAATGAGTTAAGAATAAATGCCCTTGGGAACTAATGGCCCTAGTGCAGTAGCAGTCAGCTTTTTTATATACCTCATCCCCATCCCATGCCACCCTCAAATCTTcctttgttctttgcttttcacTTTGTACATATGCTGAAATATAACATGCTGTCAGCTTCCAGAAGATGCAGATTTCTAATAGAAGACGGTGTCATCCCCTGATAATTTTGGGGTGGCATTTTGGCACACTAAAAGTAGACTCTACATTAAAGGTACCTCTTCTGTTGCATGAAAAACCATGCTTATATATGTGatacaactgaaaacaaatgtGTGCACTCTCCTCCATGGAATAAGATCCAAGCACCCAAACCTAGTAAATTAGAATGGAAATTCCTGCCTACTCTGacaaataattttcatcttttctatctgCCTGAATCTTCAACCAACTCTTTTGTGGTTATAGGAATACCTACCAGCCATGACATCAATTCAGAACTAAGAGTAATGCAGATTATTATTATCCAGATGGAATGCTCTTAAAGAACTAAGTACTAACTCTACACATCTACAGGAATTCCTTCTATATCTGTCCTAAACAatagaagaataaaatttaacaatcaATCCATGAATAATTGGACATTCCTCCATGAAGGTGGAGtgctttatttgaaatataattccaCAACCATTTTTATTCTACTATTGACTACCTTAAATTCCCATTCTAATATGTCTACATATTTCTCCAATATCCTTATATGTGATtatctggacacacacacacactcactacATGAATGTGTCATTTATATGTACGTAAAAAGAAGTGtaactttatttaaatgtactaaacatttttatgtatggtTCACAGAGCTATAGATAACGCCTTGTCTTCATCACTGTCAAAAAATGATCAGAAGCATCAGAAACATCTCTTATCCAAAATCAATTgtaataaagaaatgaaggaaaacagcAGGACAAACTTGGCTACTAACAAAGATGTGTTCCAGCTTAAATTGGTGGAAACTCAGAAACTCCTAGAAGATCAGCATCTAAGCAGTTTGCAAGTATGAAACtattaatgtattattaatattttaatatctaataatAATTTTGTCCCATTTTTCAGTGTCCTTCACTAAAGAAATGTAGGCCATTAGCCAAGGATAATCCACAAAAGAGAATGTGGATGAATCAGCACAAGTTCATCATAgatactagaaaaataattttttagttctttctttaccttgtattcatttttctctctacttcctctattattcttttcccatctcatatttagaaaaatattctttatgaatATTATCTTCTGACACACATGGAAACTATTTGAAAGTACAGTGTAATATAAGTATCATTGTCAGAGATTGGATTATAAAAAGCAACCTGAAAATAATAACACATATGGACATTAGGTTCTCAATGAAAATAGGACAAAATTAGCTAGAAATAGATATTCTATTCCATCTGTTAAGGCATTTACTTTGTTATTTTCCACCAGTGAATGGGATTTCAGCTGATTTTCCTGAAATGTTcatgctctttatttttcatgagtAATTACACAAATTTATGAGATTTTTAGTAGGCTGATATCAAGATTAAATTCATAACATTGGcctgattcattcaacaattaaGCAATAGTGGCAAGGCTGAAAAAGCAAAGGACTTTTTTTGGCTATGACAGAGTCTCCCTGCCATAAACAAGtataattcttaataaaatatatgaaagagatGTTTTTAGACATTAGACAATAGGCAGTAGAGAATATGAtcttgagggaaaaaaaggaaagcaaatgagGTAAGCCCTGTGATCACTAGGCGTTTTTACCTGGACATATTCTCTTGataagcctaaaaaaaaaaaaaaaacacaggttaCCAAACtgccagtttaaaaaaaaaaacaaagtacttAATACTCTCTTACAGAAGACTGAAATCTAGACACACAACATAATGCTTACAATGTCCAACATTCAGCCACAACTTACTAGACATATGAAAGAGCAGGAAAATATGGCCCATAACTCGGAGAAGAATTGTTCAGTAAAATTAGATGCAGAAATAACAGAGGTGATGGAATTGAACATGcaggaattttaaattaattttataaagattttcaaggaattaaagtaaaaatgaacataatggaaaaggatattttaaaagaaccaaatagaccTTCTCAATCTGAAAAGCATAATACCTGAAATGAACATTTCACTGGATGGGCTTAACAGTGTAGGCATTACAGACAAGAAGTCCAATGGACTTCAAGACATGTCAATAAAAATCATCCAACTGAATCACTGAGAGAAAAAAGACTGggggaaaaatgaacagaacattAGTGACCTGTGAGACAATATCAAGCAATacaatatacatttaattaaagtCCCACAAAGGGGACagggaatatttaaagaaacagtggctgaaaatgtttcaaatttgatgaaactataaatccacagattcaagaagctcaacaaattcCAAGAAGGATGAGCATGCACAgctgcgtgcacacacacacacacacacacacacacacacaccctacaaagacacaacaaaattaaagtaagccagaggaagaaaagatacaTTACATGCACGTGAACAAAGATAAAATGGACTACTAACTTCAAGCCAAGAGacataagatttttaaagttctaagaaaaaaatcaccagcaTAGAATTCTGTATCCAACTAAAATATCCTtctgaaatgaaagcaaaataggcattttcaaataaacaactgAACACCCCTGCACTACACTAgtatctgcactacaagaaatgctacaAGAActttttcaggcagaaggaaaatcaGATGAGATGAAAAACTCAGCTCTATAGTGATAGCAAGCAGATTAGTGATTGTTATGGTAGGTAGGGATTGAGTACAAAGAAGCATGAGGGAAATTTTGGCAGATGGGAAGGTTCTATATGTTGTTTGGTATGGTGGTTATGGGTGAATAATTTGTCAAAACCCAATGAGCTAAACACTTAAAATAGATGTATTTTATTGTAGATAAgtacacctcaataaagttgattttaaaactaaaacatgCACAAAAAACTTACAAAGCATGTTAAGGCTAGTACAGTTGATACCAGTAACTTAGAAGCAAAACTTAAAGCTGATCATAATGTTTCATTGTTCAGTGGTAAGAAAAATTATGGGGGGGCGGGGTCGGAATGTATAGTAGAGTGAAATCAGAAGTTGCTGAACGTCTTTTGAAGTACTTTAGGAGATGAAGCCATTACTGACCTACGCAAACAAATCTTAGAGTGGGCATGACACTTAAATCCAGAAGGATTTTCTAACCCAGATTTTTATATCTCATTACATGCAGTCTCAGAGAAAGTCCCCTAGGTCTGGTTTCCTTATCATTATCAATTAAAATAACTCAGTTTCAAAAACAGGCATTGGAGGAgctgtgctttgttttgttctcctAATTAGGTTGAAGTGACCATCACTTATAAAAAAGATCACAGTACTTACTGAAGGATATGATAAGCAGGGGGCAAATGCTGGTAATATGAAACTCTTGTGAAtcattttcaaaacttattttacAGTAATATATCAATCAGTAAACATTAACTATGCAAACTAAAAATAGTTCTATCTTATAATTGATTTCCTTGGTTTCTTATTTTCTGGGCTAGAAGAATGTATTTTTGGTTAATAtcagaatatttacattttctaaaatttgtgaAAAATCTTAAGGGacactacttttctttttctgagttcatttaactATTTGACtacatttacaatttaaaatcttgagtttatttctatttatgtgaTACAGATTAATGCATTCTATATATATGTGAGAAATTagacatattttataacatttaccATACTTTGAAGACTGATAAATTCCATGAATTTTAGTGAAATAGTGATGAGAATGCCTATGGAATTTATAGAAATTATTACTCTGTTAAATCTCCAAGaaatagccattaaaaatcaATAGTTCTCAATCCTAAATCCACATTAGAATTACCaggggaattttaaaataataataataccagtaTATGGACCGATCCAAGTATTAAATCATCAGGACTTAGGCATAGATATTTTTACAAAGCTCATTATGTAATCCTAATATACAGCCAGAGTTGAGAACTCTGCTGTACAGCCCACGACATTAACTACTATATAAAAAGATGTAGCCCTTCCAACAGGAAATTCACATTAGCATCATAGAGATTTTAGGAGCTTCATTCAAGTACAGTGAaggtttcaggaaaaaaataccatttataaataggtatttttcagaatttcacaTGCTATTATGAAACTTTCAAGAACCTCTATACTCTGAATGGAATAGCAATAGCAACATTATTTTCTATGCTATGACTGTGAGTAGAATAATTCGGTAGTTACTTTAGTCATAGAAATTAAGACAAACACACTTTACTATAAGTCTTTGTTAGTTCCCTCATTTTCACTCTGAAAACTGCTCCAGGGATATAGATTATTTATATATCTACACTATTTATAgtcattttactgtattttatatgcAAAGGAGAATTGGGCTTAGTAATAATGGTGTATTGAATCATtaattttggcatttaaaaatgtctaagctaaacaatgtggttttttttctttcagaaattttgtGATGAAGTTAATCAGATAACAAATTCTGAAACCCTCTCAAGTATAGACAGTCTTGAGGCTGGAGAGcatgaagaaatatatttaacacttATTAATAAGGAGCCTTCCACATCAATCCAGCAGAATTCTATTTGCCTCAAATCAGCAAATCTACAGTCAACTAATCTAAACTGCTTTGATGAAGATAAGCTGTCATTCTCTAAAACTCAACATATAAATAACTGGCTAATAAATTTAGATGATCCAGATACTCAAACTGTCAcacatttttcagatattttaagtaAACCTAATGCTCTACCTTCATGTGAATGTTTTACTAGTAAAGGAGAAAATCCATCTGCTCTAAGTAGAACTGTGGAAAGAACCACAAAGACTGCTAACAATTCAGGAGCCCTCATATATAATGCACCCATACTTGTACacaatgaaaaaagtgaaaagacctCTGAAACTGGCACTATGAGGACAGCTGACTCCTCTTCTGGGGTGTTTAAAAGAGAGAGACCATTAGTTACTGAAAGCCCAACATTTAAATTCAGCAGAGCATGGAACATTTCAGATTCTGTAACCCAGGAAATGGCTACAGTTTCAGATCAAGAGAAATATTCTGAATTAACTCAAGAAAATAGAACTACTTCAATTCCTATTTCATATGTACCTGTGGCAACACCTTTAGTTTTGCCATCTAATACACAATCAGCTAGACCTTTACCAAAGAACAGTATACATATAAGAGAAATTGACCCAGTACAGTGTTCTGATAAGTTAGGGGAATTGGAAAATGttaaagatgaaaacataaaatattttaattgtaataagGAAGAGTTGCCTTTATTTTCAGACAATTTTCAAGCTGCCAATATAGCTCATAACTCTGATTCAAaagataaaacacagaaaataactaaaacattAGAACCATTCTCTAATGTAATTTCTAATTGTGACTTAGTTGGTCagcacaaaaaaatgaaacacaacatTCATGAGAGAAGAGGTGTGAGGtttcttaaaagtattttgaagaaagaatCTAAATATGAGCATGATTATTTTAAGGCACTAGTTATAAGTCAAGGCTTTAAGTTAGGAAATCAAAAGGCAGAAGCTATCAGAGATAGTATtgaattaacaaaagaaaaaggaaaaagtgcaGCAAttccaaagaatattaaaaaactgAGGTGGTTTGATGAAACTGGAGATAATCATTTCCTGAACAATAGAATAGGAATATCTCAACAGTGGTCTCCACCACTCCACATTCAACCTAGAAGTGCTGCTGCCAGCAACATAATTAGTGTTCCTGCTTGTACTGTAAATTCTGCTGATAGAAAAAAGCCTAAAGATGATTCTGTCTCTGAAAATGTTGCTGCTTTAGGAGGATCTGAAACAGTCCATGTGTCTTTGAACTGTTTTAAACCTTCAGATTATAACATTGCTAAACAAGCCTGGCcagtctcagaaaaagaagaatgtaaaTCTCCTGTACATAGTGGTGATTCTAAAACTCAGAAAGCTAATCCACAAAGCGGTGGAGCAAAAGCAATTAGAGCAGTATCTGCTAAAGTCCAATCAGGTTTTCAATATCAAAACAGAAAAGGCACTGTTATTCGACCACAGTCTGCAAGCAAAGCCAACACATTTTTACAAACTCAGGGTAAATTAAACATACCTCATCCTCCTGCTAAATGTCCATCGAATATTAGGAGTGATAAAAATATACAAGTGTCTCAGTGTCAATCAGTAATGCCTGAAAATTCTCAAAACATTATtacaaataactattttaattcaaaacatgTGCTTCCAACAGAATACAAGTTGAATCACTGGAATCAAGAAAGTAGTCTTCCATTCTCTCATGTTTGTTCTGACGTAGTCACTGTGATGCCATCTCTACCATATCGTTCTTCTGAGTGCCAAACTTTAGCAAAAATAAATCGTTCAAAAGGCACTCAAATGGTTGCCCAGCAAGATGGGACATTGTATTGCACCCAAAGATATCCTGTTTTGGAAGAAAGTTATCACTCTGTGACTTTTCAACCTACTGAAGAAGAATCTGTTCTCTCGTGGAAAAGACAGCATAATATTCTGCGTCAAAATGAAAAGGCTGCTGGtaagaataaatttatgtatttttatagataaaatgtgcgacttttaaaattcatgtgaaatttttcttattaagGTATAGCAGTATATCGCTTATAGTTGTTACTGTTAAATAATAAGGTAGCTTTATAGAAACAACTTATCCCCGTTAATATTGTGCCCTTGTCTATCTAGTAGCTGAAGTTTTCAAGAGAATAACCCAAACTTTGGTCAACCAAAATTTGAAACTTTTGCTAGCTTCCATTTTTTCCATGGCTTGTCTTGTTAGTTTAAAAGGGAGAGGACAAAGAATAGGATCTGTTTCTTATCCCATACCATTCTGTCATCATCGCAATGTTGTAGTCAAAACGTCTATCAAAATAATCacagtaaaaaatattgtttaaattattcTAAACAGGTGAATAGATGTTatagtactttatttttctttaaaatatttgctaaatcgAATTGTTACAAGCTAATAATAGATGTGCCAAGCCTATTTGGAAATCCCCTTTCCAAAAGAGTGGCAGCTCTACCGTTATCAGTTGTAGATGTCAGTTTTCATATAGAGGAAAAATGATAGCgttcctttaaacatttttgaaaattaattctcTACGGAATGCCATTGCCCTTTGTAGCTTATTGACGCCATGTGAAGCTACTTTCCTCTGAGGGAATGGACTAGAAGTCCATTCATTAATTTTCCTACCCATAGGAATTGAGAAATAGGATTTGGggagaaaatcagaaaagcaatgctttcctttccccaaaggtatgaataaatattaaaaatatataaagaggggggccggcccggtggctcaggtggttggagctccacgctcctgactctgaaggctgccgtttcgattctcatgtgggccagtgggctctcaaccccaaggttgccggttcaattcctcgagtccagcaagggatggtgggctgcgccccctgcaactaggattgaacacggcaccctgagctgagctgctgctcagctcccaaatggctcagttggttggagcgcatcctctcaaccacaaggttgccagtttgattcctcgagtcccgcaagggatggtgggctacgccccttgcaactagcggaggcaactggacctggagctgagctgcgccctccacaactaagactgaaaaggacagcaacttgaagctgaacggcacccaccacaactaagattgaaaggacaacaacttgacttggaaaaaaaaatgtccttgaagtacacactgttcccctaaagtcctaaaaaaaaaaaagaaaaagaaaaagaaaaaagaaactgatacttaaaaaaaaaaaagtaacaaaaaaaaaaacatatgtatataaagagGGAGTTAgtttaaaatggaatattcaaAGTCTCCTTCAATTAGACCATGAGATTTTTAAGGATAAGGGACTTTTTTGGTAATTCATCACTGTATCCCCACTTTGTAACTGCCCAGCACTTTATAGACATCCAAACTTTTCTTGAATTGAATGGATACAAGCCATATTAGCAGGTGGGAAGCTAAATGCAAAGACAATAATCTAAAAATCTTCAGCCGTTATCGACAAAAacctagatttaaaaaatattatttctctcacTGAaggttttattctctttttatccaGCCATTTCACAATGTAACTTTAGTTTTCACACTACTTCCAAAAAATGAAAGCATCATACAGATTTGATATTctaaagcaaataataataaattatgatgCTTACCTTTTTTGAGTGCTTAGTCTGTGCCAGTTACAGTGTTATGTGCTTTATACTAATTGTCTCATTTGAAACTCACAATAGCcctgagaataaatatttttttaaagctgcatttTGCACATAAGGAAATAGAATTGCCCAAGGTCAAGAGCTAGTAAATAGCAAAACTTGTATTTTTATCCAAATATCAATGACTCCAAGTCCCATGCTTTTTCTACTAAaactatataataaatataattattgagcAATTATTATATATCAGAGTCTGAGCTGATCaggaaaaatattaggaaatatagTTTCCCAATGTCTTGAACATAAAAGGGTagcatattaaaattatgttctcATTCTCTgataaaagaatataatatatacGTTCACCTGGAGAAACCAATATTTTCCTAACATTTGTTCAAAGGAGGTAGTTCTTAGGGGACTTTGTAAAAGGGACACTGGAAAATGTATTGAATTTTCAGCCatgtttttaaagagagaaacagTCAAACTATTATATATGTCTATACTTATTAACACAGTGATTATACTTAATAAATCTTATACTAACAATACTAAATACTTTGTTCAGTCATCCAAAccttttttcaaaactatttagATACTAAACATTTCAATTATACCTTTTGCTAATACTGGATTATAGTTCAATGAGAATCTATTCATTTTTCCCCCTACTTTCCTATTTACCAAGTCATTTTTATTCTCACACTCAGTGTACCCAGGGTTGAAAATTGTGGCTCTCCATTAACATTTTCAGAACTCTCTAGCAAAACTCTCCAGTAAAAACTATATTCCCAAGAGGCCCAAGCCATTCAACTACCAACTATACAATTACCTTTCAAGTCATTTCTCCCCTCAGAGAGGACTTTGACTTTGACATCTGGTTCACAGTCTTCCTTTCCATGCAAAGTCTTTGCCAAAATACTGGTGATTCAGCATTCACATGAATGAACAATTCAATACCCTGATCTCtctcaattctttctttctcgAATGATTTTTTGTACCATTCTGCCTCAGATACACATTCCCTTTGTCATACTGTGGATCTCGTCGACACGTATAACTCCTCTACTTTAAAATCAGTAATTCAATTTACATCCTGCTCTCTGACTATAATATGGTATTTGCACAAAGATacttagaccaatggaataggataGAGTCTAGAAACAGACCCACATATTGTAGACCCACATGTTTGGTTTTTGGCAAAGATGGTACTACATAGCAGGGAGGAAagacttgtctttttattaaatAGTGCTCAGTCAATTGGATGACCATATGGAATTATAAATGACCCTTACCTCATggcatacacaaaaatcagttccaAGTGAACTGTAGATATAAATATGgacagtgaaaaagaaatgcttcTGGAGATAACATAAGGAATATGTTTATGATTTTAGGATGGGCAGAGATTTCTTACCTAGACATAAAAAGCACTAATCATGAAGGAGAAGATTGATAAATGgtatattaaaattagaaacttttttCACTCCAAAACACCATTaagatattaaaaagacaaaccacagtgagagaagatatttataatgCATAATACTGACAAAGAgttcatatccagaatatatgaagaactcttacaattaataagaaaaagactgtattacagaattgtacacctgaaatctatgtaccgtgtttccccaaaaataagacctagctggacaatcagctctaatgtgtcttttggagcaaaaattaatataagacccggtcttatatttgttagataagaccgggtcttatagtataataataccaaatcttatattaatttttgctccaaaagatgcattaaaattgactggctaggtcttattttcggggaaacacggtaacgttactaacagttgtcaccccgataaacttcaatttaaaaaaaaagaaaaaacaacccaattatatGAGTTGGGGTTCAACAAGAGAAGCAGAACCAGTTTAAGATATACTGAGTTATTGCAAGGGATTGGCTTATGTGAAAATGGGGGCTGTCTAGGCATGTCTGAAATTTTTAGGGCAGGACATGAGGAAGGGCAGGCCAGAACTCACAGGGATAGAGTAAAATTGCTGTCCACAGGCAGAAATTTTTATTATCTCAAGGAAGCCTCAGTCCTGCTTATAAGGCCTTTGAACTGATTGAATCAGGTACACCGATTATCTAAGGTAATCTCCCTTACTTAAAGCAAATTGATTATGGACTTTAataacatctacaaaatacctttacAGCAACACCTTCATTAGTGTTTGAGTAACTGCAGACTGTAGATTAGGTAACACATCAAAAAGACCATCAtaccaattttcttttaaagccaaaatatttgaataagctTTTCATAAAGGAGGCTAGCCAAATCAATAAACATATCAAAAGATCTTAGCTTCAGTCCTCaggaaaatgcacattaaaataattagataCAGCTGCacacattagaatggctaaagttAAAAAGATGCAATATTAAGTGTTGGTAAAGATGTAACACCTGGAAACTTTCATATCTACTAAAGTTGAACATATGCATATCCTATGGCCCAGCAAGTTCAGtccagattgtgtgtgtgtgtgtcagaaatTCATTCATATGTTAACCAAAAGACAGGTACAGCAGCTTTATAGCCAGAACCTAGAGTTACCCCAAATGTCTTTCAACACTACGATATATAAATAATGTGAAATTCCATCATTCATTCCATGAAATACCATAATGAAAATGAATCAGCCACTGCTAAGAAATGGTAACATGGATGAATCGCACACCATAATGTAGAgcaaaaaaatctatatttcatTTCTATCAGGTTCAAGAACAGTTGAAACTATGGTGGGAGTTATATGGAAATGGGTAATGAGGAAAGATTTTTCAGTGCTGgtaatgttctattttttgatTTGGGTGGCTGTGCaatctgggtgtgtgtgtgtaattgtatAATTATTTGTGCATATTTCTATAGGTGgttattcttcagttttttaaaaaaacaaatgatgaaatattcagtactaaatctaaaattaaaaagaatgcattgttttccttttccaggaAGTATTAAGAATACCTTCAAGGAATCAAAAATTTGATTACTAGAAAGGACCAAAGATACAATTGCGTTTAACTCCCATATTTTATGGTCGAGGAACTTGGCCCACAtaatactaaaattatatagcCCAAGATGACAGAGCTAGTTTAAAGCAGAGCCTGATTTTGTATTGTAGCTCCAGTGTTTATACCTTAGTATAATCCTAGTTTTCATGAGATCAGAAATTTAATCAGACACTGAAGAAAATTATTCTAGGTTAAAATGATAAtggcatttactatgtgccaatcactattctaagcactttacagatgaaaacaaatttaattctcccaataactctgtgaggtaaataacattattcccattttataaatgaggaaaatgaggcacacaGAAGATTAATAACCTGTgtaagtcacatagctagtataACTGGCATAGCAAGGATTAAAATGCAGGCATGCTGTCTCTAGCATCTGTGCCCTTAACCACTTCGCTAttatgcttgtttttaaaaaacactctcTGTGTGAGGGGAATGGAGGTGTTaatgtatataacatacaaaaacaaGTTAAAGACTAATAAAAGAAGAACCCTGTACTCACTGccaattttagaaatagaaaatcactaGTATTGTTGAATCTCATACGCCCCTCCCCAATTGCATCCTCTTTCTGTCATATAGAAATGACACCATAGAGAATTATGTTAATGattcagtgcttttaa from Rhinolophus ferrumequinum isolate MPI-CBG mRhiFer1 chromosome 11, mRhiFer1_v1.p, whole genome shotgun sequence encodes the following:
- the CEP126 gene encoding centrosomal protein of 126 kDa isoform X1, whose protein sequence is MLARRPGAGSAVAGLDTESSDTRGRAPLSPRLSGGRHRPGAYLDMKIHLEKNLEEERQILLQQQKECRNRARKYFVESNRRKKAFEEKRKEQEEREHQIREQILQQRKQKFEEVTERFQRAHIPLSQRRRTVFQKPAPPLEEALKQIQESNLKSTVNFPSSHRPTINWRAIDNALSSSLSKNDQKHQKHLLSKINCNKEMKENSRTNLATNKDVFQLKLVETQKLLEDQHLSSLQKFCDEVNQITNSETLSSIDSLEAGEHEEIYLTLINKEPSTSIQQNSICLKSANLQSTNLNCFDEDKLSFSKTQHINNWLINLDDPDTQTVTHFSDILSKPNALPSCECFTSKGENPSALSRTVERTTKTANNSGALIYNAPILVHNEKSEKTSETGTMRTADSSSGVFKRERPLVTESPTFKFSRAWNISDSVTQEMATVSDQEKYSELTQENRTTSIPISYVPVATPLVLPSNTQSARPLPKNSIHIREIDPVQCSDKLGELENVKDENIKYFNCNKEELPLFSDNFQAANIAHNSDSKDKTQKITKTLEPFSNVISNCDLVGQHKKMKHNIHERRGVRFLKSILKKESKYEHDYFKALVISQGFKLGNQKAEAIRDSIELTKEKGKSAAIPKNIKKLRWFDETGDNHFLNNRIGISQQWSPPLHIQPRSAAASNIISVPACTVNSADRKKPKDDSVSENVAALGGSETVHVSLNCFKPSDYNIAKQAWPVSEKEECKSPVHSGDSKTQKANPQSGGAKAIRAVSAKVQSGFQYQNRKGTVIRPQSASKANTFLQTQGKLNIPHPPAKCPSNIRSDKNIQVSQCQSVMPENSQNIITNNYFNSKHVLPTEYKLNHWNQESSLPFSHVCSDVVTVMPSLPYRSSECQTLAKINRSKGTQMVAQQDGTLYCTQRYPVLEESYHSVTFQPTEEESVLSWKRQHNILRQNEKAADSTVMRRKRIVENKQRNLLEQKKQNPGSVGQKYSKNVNNFGQSVPLSSSEPKQTTRGTSNIEKVSDSTSEFLMTENLVKASMPEDEILSVMSSKQLQKSNLGLNKVHEFNICALSAEEQKILQSLNSLNKRLYYVQETICKNPSMKNTLQIIPLLNSQPQTSLSPDVGSRLQRKY
- the CEP126 gene encoding centrosomal protein of 126 kDa isoform X2, with the protein product MKENSRTNLATNKDVFQLKLVETQKLLEDQHLSSLQKFCDEVNQITNSETLSSIDSLEAGEHEEIYLTLINKEPSTSIQQNSICLKSANLQSTNLNCFDEDKLSFSKTQHINNWLINLDDPDTQTVTHFSDILSKPNALPSCECFTSKGENPSALSRTVERTTKTANNSGALIYNAPILVHNEKSEKTSETGTMRTADSSSGVFKRERPLVTESPTFKFSRAWNISDSVTQEMATVSDQEKYSELTQENRTTSIPISYVPVATPLVLPSNTQSARPLPKNSIHIREIDPVQCSDKLGELENVKDENIKYFNCNKEELPLFSDNFQAANIAHNSDSKDKTQKITKTLEPFSNVISNCDLVGQHKKMKHNIHERRGVRFLKSILKKESKYEHDYFKALVISQGFKLGNQKAEAIRDSIELTKEKGKSAAIPKNIKKLRWFDETGDNHFLNNRIGISQQWSPPLHIQPRSAAASNIISVPACTVNSADRKKPKDDSVSENVAALGGSETVHVSLNCFKPSDYNIAKQAWPVSEKEECKSPVHSGDSKTQKANPQSGGAKAIRAVSAKVQSGFQYQNRKGTVIRPQSASKANTFLQTQGKLNIPHPPAKCPSNIRSDKNIQVSQCQSVMPENSQNIITNNYFNSKHVLPTEYKLNHWNQESSLPFSHVCSDVVTVMPSLPYRSSECQTLAKINRSKGTQMVAQQDGTLYCTQRYPVLEESYHSVTFQPTEEESVLSWKRQHNILRQNEKAADSTVMRRKRIVENKQRNLLEQKKQNPGSVGQKYSKNVNNFGQSVPLSSSEPKQTTRGTSNIEKVSDSTSEFLMTENLVKASMPEDEILSVMSSKQLQKSNLGLNKVHEFNICALSAEEQKILQSLNSLNKRLYYVQETICKNPSMKNTLQIIPLLNSQPQTSLSPDVGSRLQRKY